From a single Sulfolobus sp. E5-1-F genomic region:
- a CDS encoding glucose 1-dehydrogenase, producing MKSIIVKPPNAGVEIKDVDERKLDNYGKLKIRTIYNGICGTDREIVNGKLTLSTLPKGKDFLVLGHEAIGVVEDSYHGFSQGDLVMPVNRRGCGICRNCLVGRPDFCETGEFGEAGIHKMDGFMREWWYDDPKYLVRIPKSIEDIGILAQPLADIEKSVEEIFEVQKRVPVWTCDDGTLNCRKVLIVGTGPIGILFTLLFRTYGLEVWVSNRREPSEVEQTVIEETKTNFYNSANGYDKLRESVGKFDVIIDATGADANILSNVIPLLGRNGVLGLFGFSTSGSVPLDFKTLQEIVHANKTIIGLVNGQKPHFQQAVIHLASWKTLYPKTSKMLITKTVSINDDKELLKVLKEKERGEIKIRILWE from the coding sequence ATGAAATCTATAATAGTGAAACCCCCAAATGCAGGTGTCGAGATCAAGGATGTCGATGAAAGGAAATTAGATAATTACGGGAAACTAAAAATAAGGACTATCTATAACGGTATTTGTGGTACTGATAGAGAGATAGTTAATGGTAAGCTGACATTATCAACTTTGCCTAAGGGAAAGGATTTCTTAGTGTTAGGACATGAGGCAATAGGTGTTGTTGAAGATTCTTATCATGGGTTTTCTCAGGGAGATCTGGTAATGCCAGTTAATAGAAGGGGATGCGGTATTTGTAGAAATTGTCTAGTAGGAAGACCAGACTTTTGTGAAACCGGAGAATTTGGAGAAGCTGGAATACACAAAATGGATGGGTTTATGAGGGAATGGTGGTACGATGATCCTAAGTATTTGGTTAGAATTCCCAAGTCAATAGAAGATATTGGAATTTTAGCACAACCATTAGCTGATATCGAGAAATCCGTTGAAGAAATATTTGAAGTTCAGAAGAGGGTTCCAGTATGGACATGTGATGATGGAACATTAAATTGCAGAAAGGTTTTAATTGTAGGTACTGGACCAATCGGTATACTATTTACTTTACTTTTCAGAACTTATGGATTAGAAGTTTGGGTATCGAATAGAAGAGAACCAAGTGAAGTTGAGCAAACTGTTATAGAGGAGACCAAAACTAACTTTTATAACTCAGCCAATGGATACGATAAATTAAGAGAATCAGTGGGCAAGTTCGATGTAATTATAGACGCAACGGGAGCAGATGCAAATATATTAAGTAATGTAATTCCGTTGTTGGGAAGGAACGGAGTTTTGGGCTTATTTGGCTTCTCAACTTCAGGATCAGTTCCACTTGACTTTAAGACGTTACAAGAAATAGTACACGCAAATAAGACGATAATAGGTTTAGTGAACGGCCAGAAACCCCACTTTCAACAAGCTGTTATTCATTTAGCCTCTTGGAAAACTTTGTATCCTAAGACTTCTAAGATGTTAATCACCAAGACTGTGAGTATAAATGATGATAAGGAATTACTTAAGGTGCTAAAGGAAAAGGAACGTGGAGAAATTAAGATAAGAATATTGTGGGAATAA
- a CDS encoding glycosyltransferase: protein MRLDITFYLLISTLISIFTILYISFTLPLAFTYRPESSKSSIKRSEITVLIPVYKEDVNVFKEVIDSVKKQDLKFIVVGDGCEEPYKSIVRLKGGLFIKLDKNMGKRRAIREGFKYVKTPYVLLLDSDTILPDNAVDILSSKLTGNIVAVSPEISVLPGKNIITYHVSEMMQRLREISYRALGRFGSIVSLNGQCILIRTDVIRPLIESEEFNSVKLWRFSTILGDDRQITNYIYLNGYKATVTKDVVVKTKAPDTISGLLKQMVRWYRSNNFFLIKEIIDGSIFKKGFFYMFTVLYWYALPLLTLLSYSLYAEIILSHVIKHWDFIVRAITTNPPQFIENVIVSRIDNLFNLDPTPFFHKFNHFIPHQFYPNGIMLIYGNKLSTEMVLFHYFYVFHTLVGEVSAIVSMVMIIYILLYTRRIRGFALGLLAFPLMFFADIFALMTIWRQKKWSGRS, encoded by the coding sequence ATGAGACTTGACATTACATTCTATCTTTTAATCTCCACCTTGATATCAATTTTTACTATTCTTTACATTTCCTTCACCTTACCTCTAGCATTTACATATAGGCCAGAATCCTCTAAATCCAGTATAAAAAGAAGCGAAATTACCGTATTGATTCCCGTTTATAAAGAGGACGTGAATGTGTTTAAAGAAGTTATTGATTCTGTTAAAAAGCAAGATTTGAAATTTATTGTTGTAGGAGATGGCTGTGAGGAACCATATAAAAGTATAGTGAGGTTAAAGGGAGGTCTTTTCATTAAACTAGATAAAAACATGGGTAAGAGAAGGGCAATAAGAGAGGGATTCAAATATGTCAAAACCCCATATGTTTTACTTTTGGATAGTGATACAATACTTCCGGATAACGCAGTTGATATCTTATCCTCTAAATTGACCGGGAATATAGTTGCTGTTAGTCCAGAGATTTCTGTATTACCAGGGAAAAATATAATAACTTATCACGTCTCCGAAATGATGCAAAGGTTGAGGGAAATAAGTTATAGAGCATTAGGCAGATTTGGTAGTATAGTATCGCTTAATGGACAATGTATACTAATCAGAACTGATGTAATAAGACCTCTGATTGAATCCGAGGAATTTAATAGTGTTAAATTATGGAGGTTCTCCACAATTTTAGGGGATGATAGGCAAATAACCAATTACATCTATTTAAATGGATATAAGGCGACCGTAACTAAGGATGTAGTAGTCAAAACTAAAGCTCCAGATACGATTAGCGGTTTACTAAAGCAAATGGTTAGATGGTATAGATCAAATAATTTCTTCTTAATTAAGGAGATAATTGATGGTAGTATCTTTAAAAAGGGGTTCTTTTACATGTTTACAGTATTATACTGGTACGCACTACCATTACTTACGTTACTAAGTTACAGTCTATATGCTGAAATAATTTTATCGCATGTAATCAAGCATTGGGACTTCATTGTGAGAGCAATTACGACAAATCCTCCTCAGTTCATAGAGAATGTAATAGTGTCGAGAATCGATAATTTGTTCAACTTAGATCCTACTCCATTTTTCCATAAATTTAATCATTTTATTCCTCATCAGTTTTATCCAAACGGAATCATGTTAATTTATGGTAATAAACTGAGTACAGAAATGGTCCTATTTCACTATTTCTATGTTTTTCACACACTCGTAGGCGAGGTATCAGCTATAGTTAGCATGGTAATGATAATTTATATCTTATTATATACAAGGAGAATAAGAGGATTTGCTTTAGGTTTATTGGCATTTCCATTAATGTTCTTTGCGGACATATTCGCTCTCATGACCATATGGAGACAAAAGAAGTGGTCTGGTCGTAGCTGA